In Candidatus Pantoea floridensis, a single genomic region encodes these proteins:
- a CDS encoding GNAT family N-acetyltransferase, producing MRLTTSRLHLRPVITSDADDLFRIYGDPATNTFNPAGPYPDIDYARDVLARWLKHWEDYGFGNWAISLNDDPKRLIGFGGLNIRSYANTTINNLGYRFSAESWGRGLATEFANHAVSYGFGELKLPDISAVVRADHLASQKVLTNSGLRYVRDIQDVTNAPASMLFTLTHAEWDKKSE from the coding sequence TTGCGGCTAACCACCTCCCGACTGCATCTTCGGCCTGTAATCACCTCAGACGCAGATGACCTTTTCAGAATTTATGGCGATCCTGCCACGAATACATTTAATCCCGCAGGCCCATATCCTGATATTGATTATGCCCGTGATGTTTTGGCTCGCTGGCTTAAACACTGGGAAGATTACGGTTTCGGAAACTGGGCTATCTCGCTGAACGATGATCCTAAAAGGCTCATCGGTTTTGGCGGGCTGAATATCCGCAGTTATGCCAATACCACTATCAATAACCTAGGATATCGGTTCTCTGCTGAGTCGTGGGGAAGAGGGCTGGCGACAGAGTTTGCTAACCATGCGGTCAGTTATGGATTTGGTGAGCTAAAACTGCCGGATATCTCTGCAGTAGTAAGAGCAGACCACCTGGCATCACAAAAAGTCCTGACTAATTCCGGACTCAGATATGTACGGGACATTCAGGATGTGACAAATGCGCCCGCCAGCATGCTGTTTACACTGACTCACGCCGAATGGGATAAAAAGTCAGAGTAA
- a CDS encoding ROK family protein, with protein sequence MKTSGTNLEHARAHNRRVIIEAIRLHGELTRAELARLTALTPQTVSNIVAELEQAELLTSREPRKQGRGQPAIPVTLNPASAFSIGIHLDHQTLLIVLVDLTGEIHFRRLILVQKPEPDATLARIEAVLAEIKTQLGERWRKVLGIGVVMPGPFGVEGISSVGPTTLHGWEQVDIEAKLAAMSGVPVTLENDATVAAIGERFHGVARQLNSFIYLYIGTGLGAGIIMDGHVYSGHAHNAGEVGHVVVEPGGRECYCGNHGCLERYVSLQAAYEFCGLDPMTALPEDLLEVDPALFDRWIDTVLTPLRQAINLLECIFDAESVIIGGMIPAALLDKIIRRLPPLYQSVRGRYLTGTRLKIGMTGSDTAALGAAALPIFDEFNPQFQVLMK encoded by the coding sequence GTGAAAACGTCGGGAACCAATCTGGAACATGCACGGGCGCATAATCGTCGCGTGATCATTGAAGCCATTCGCCTGCACGGCGAACTCACCCGCGCCGAACTGGCTCGCCTGACCGCGCTCACGCCGCAAACCGTTTCAAATATCGTTGCCGAACTGGAGCAGGCGGAACTGCTCACCAGCCGTGAGCCGCGCAAGCAAGGACGTGGGCAACCGGCCATTCCGGTGACGCTCAATCCTGCCAGCGCCTTCTCTATTGGCATCCATCTGGATCACCAAACGCTGCTGATTGTGCTGGTGGATCTCACCGGTGAAATTCACTTCCGGCGTCTTATTCTGGTGCAAAAGCCCGAGCCAGATGCCACTTTAGCGCGCATCGAAGCGGTGCTGGCTGAAATCAAAACGCAACTCGGCGAGCGCTGGCGCAAAGTGCTGGGTATTGGCGTGGTGATGCCGGGTCCGTTTGGTGTCGAAGGCATCTCCTCGGTAGGACCCACCACGCTGCACGGCTGGGAGCAGGTGGATATTGAAGCCAAACTGGCAGCGATGAGCGGCGTGCCGGTGACGCTGGAGAACGATGCCACGGTGGCGGCGATTGGTGAACGTTTTCATGGCGTGGCGCGCCAGCTCAACTCGTTTATCTATCTCTATATCGGCACCGGTTTGGGTGCTGGCATCATTATGGATGGCCACGTTTACAGCGGCCATGCGCATAACGCCGGTGAAGTGGGGCATGTGGTGGTTGAGCCTGGTGGACGCGAATGTTATTGCGGCAATCATGGCTGTCTTGAGCGCTATGTATCGCTGCAGGCGGCATATGAGTTTTGCGGTCTCGATCCGATGACGGCGCTGCCGGAAGATTTACTGGAGGTCGATCCGGCGCTGTTCGATCGCTGGATTGATACCGTGCTCACGCCGCTGCGCCAGGCGATTAATCTGCTGGAGTGCATTTTCGATGCTGAAAGTGTGATTATCGGCGGCATGATACCGGCTGCGCTGCTGGACAAAATCATTCGCCGCCTGCCACCGCTGTATCAATCAGTACGCGGCCGTTACCTTACCGGCACCCGCTTAAAAATCGGTATGACCGGCAGCGATACCGCCGCGCTGGGTGCTGCAGCGCTGCCGATTTTTGACGAATTTAATCCGCAGTTTCAGGTGCTGATGAAGTGA
- a CDS encoding phytanoyl-CoA dioxygenase family protein produces the protein MMSPYFAREDQVSVEDFKTFCTQQLDASDYPLASEAVANVLVYDRETLETAAKTDKKALLSELHKALSYGPGVFVVRGLYRDLDVIDRTSQAFETIMSHEAKSKIQADHFSRAGNNGRIWNALQKLAETSPQTFVDYYANPTLELICQAWLGPAWSMTSQVNQVRPGGEAQQPHRDYHLGFQQSAFASEFPVPVQILSQYLTLQGAVAHTDMPLASGPTRLLPWSHQYELGYIAYRDPEFVEFFNHNYVQLPLEKGDGLFFNPALFHAAGNNTTSDHVRTANLLQVSSAFGVPMEKVNHEQLLKLIYPLLQNSQLTQQELNTVINVAARGYSFPTNLDTDPPLGGMVPQTQQALVHEALQQEWSPSQFNQKLDEQSTRREA, from the coding sequence ATGATGTCACCCTATTTTGCCCGTGAAGATCAGGTCTCTGTTGAAGACTTCAAAACATTTTGTACTCAGCAGCTCGATGCCAGTGATTATCCGCTGGCGAGCGAAGCGGTTGCCAACGTGCTGGTTTACGATCGAGAGACGCTGGAGACCGCGGCGAAAACGGATAAAAAAGCGCTGCTCAGCGAACTGCACAAAGCCCTTTCTTATGGTCCCGGCGTTTTTGTGGTACGTGGGTTATACCGCGATCTCGACGTCATTGATCGCACCTCGCAGGCTTTCGAAACCATCATGAGTCACGAGGCCAAATCTAAAATTCAGGCCGATCACTTCTCACGCGCGGGTAACAATGGACGTATCTGGAACGCGCTGCAAAAACTGGCGGAAACCAGCCCGCAAACGTTTGTTGATTACTACGCGAATCCGACGCTGGAGTTGATTTGTCAGGCGTGGCTGGGCCCAGCGTGGAGCATGACCTCGCAAGTGAATCAGGTGCGGCCGGGCGGCGAAGCCCAGCAGCCGCACCGGGATTACCATTTGGGCTTCCAGCAAAGTGCGTTCGCGTCTGAATTCCCGGTGCCGGTACAGATCCTTTCGCAATATCTGACGTTGCAAGGTGCCGTGGCACACACGGATATGCCGCTGGCATCCGGCCCGACCCGTTTACTGCCGTGGTCACATCAGTATGAGCTGGGTTACATCGCCTATCGTGACCCAGAGTTCGTTGAATTCTTTAACCACAATTACGTCCAGCTGCCGCTGGAAAAAGGTGATGGCCTGTTCTTCAATCCGGCGCTGTTCCATGCCGCAGGTAACAATACCACCAGCGATCATGTTAGAACCGCCAACCTGCTGCAGGTTTCCTCCGCATTTGGCGTACCGATGGAGAAAGTAAATCACGAACAGTTGCTCAAGCTGATTTACCCGCTGCTGCAAAACAGCCAGCTTACCCAGCAGGAGCTCAATACGGTCATCAACGTGGCGGCGCGCGGTTACTCCTTCCCCACGAATCTCGATACCGATCCACCGTTAGGCGGCATGGTTCCGCAGACGCAGCAGGCTTTGGTGCACGAGGCCTTGCAGCAAGAGTGGAGCCCGAGCCAGTTCAATCAGAAACTGGATGAGCAAAGTACTCGAAGAGAAGCGTAG
- a CDS encoding Rid family hydrolase: MNNVLRKNYPELGEVKAPYVHAVKHGGTLYISGLTAFGTVAQHKGIAEQAEEIFCQIRKIISAEGSDFSALIKVTIFITSFKEIDELRKVLYRNYGDHLPASSLVEVSRLFSPDLSIEIEAIFGL; encoded by the coding sequence ATGAACAATGTGTTACGGAAGAATTATCCCGAATTAGGTGAAGTAAAGGCTCCTTATGTTCATGCTGTAAAACATGGCGGTACGCTCTACATTTCCGGATTGACTGCTTTTGGCACAGTTGCTCAACATAAAGGCATTGCTGAGCAGGCTGAAGAAATATTTTGCCAAATCAGGAAAATAATCAGCGCAGAAGGCTCAGATTTTTCAGCCCTGATTAAAGTGACGATATTCATTACCTCTTTTAAAGAGATAGACGAGCTACGCAAAGTATTGTACCGAAATTACGGTGATCACTTGCCAGCCAGCTCGCTTGTTGAAGTTAGCCGCCTCTTTTCACCTGACCTCTCGATTGAAATTGAGGCTATATTCGGCCTTTGA
- a CDS encoding NADPH:quinone reductase: protein MKAAYYDTQGNAYDVLKIGEVSKPSPGPNEVLVRIYVSGVNPSDIKARTAFSASMPYARIIPHQDGAGVIEAVGENVSSERLNERVWLYEAQYGRASGTAAEFVVVPTSQAVRLPDNVSFETGASLGIPALTAHRCLFSDGDLKDRRVLIHGGAGVVGTAAILLAKWAGAWVVTTVRNAQQAAIAKINGADLVLDHTAGDVANIIMANTDNQGVHHIVDVALKENLDINLACLSQGGVISSYATSSATETISVPLLKAMMHGCVLRFVYIYKVPMDVKKASAEDINSCLQTGSYAPLIGLNLPLEKIADAHYTVEHAKVIGKVLIHI from the coding sequence ATGAAAGCCGCATATTATGACACTCAAGGTAATGCATATGATGTACTGAAAATTGGTGAAGTTTCTAAACCCAGCCCTGGTCCGAATGAAGTACTCGTGCGTATTTACGTTTCAGGAGTCAATCCATCAGACATCAAGGCAAGAACAGCTTTCTCTGCGAGCATGCCATATGCCCGCATCATTCCCCATCAGGATGGCGCAGGTGTGATTGAAGCAGTTGGTGAGAACGTATCGTCAGAACGACTTAATGAGCGTGTCTGGCTTTATGAAGCACAATATGGACGGGCGTCAGGAACGGCAGCAGAGTTCGTTGTCGTACCAACAAGTCAGGCTGTAAGACTCCCCGATAATGTTTCGTTTGAAACAGGCGCTTCACTTGGAATTCCAGCCCTTACCGCTCACCGCTGCCTTTTTTCAGACGGTGACCTTAAAGACCGCCGGGTACTCATTCATGGCGGAGCTGGAGTGGTGGGAACTGCAGCAATTTTATTAGCTAAATGGGCCGGTGCATGGGTTGTTACCACGGTGAGAAATGCTCAACAAGCGGCGATAGCAAAAATTAATGGTGCTGATTTAGTACTCGACCATACAGCTGGCGATGTGGCAAATATCATCATGGCGAATACAGATAATCAGGGGGTTCATCATATTGTCGATGTGGCTTTGAAAGAGAACCTTGATATCAACCTGGCTTGTTTGTCTCAAGGAGGAGTTATTAGCTCTTATGCTACGAGTAGCGCAACAGAAACAATTTCTGTTCCACTTCTCAAAGCCATGATGCACGGCTGTGTACTCCGCTTTGTCTATATATACAAAGTTCCCATGGACGTTAAAAAAGCCAGCGCAGAAGATATTAATTCCTGCCTTCAAACTGGAAGTTATGCACCTTTAATAGGCTTAAATCTGCCGCTTGAGAAAATAGCCGACGCTCATTATACAGTGGAACATGCAAAAGTGATCGGTAAAGTCCTTATACACATATAA
- a CDS encoding winged helix-turn-helix transcriptional regulator, translating into MKIEEEQNYQCTVEATITVAGGKWKPLIIYYLLSGTKRFGELRKLIGSVTQRSLTLQLRELEAHGIISRKIFAEVPPRVEYSLTELGFTLAPVLETMKAWGDAYVSRQRKKDH; encoded by the coding sequence ATGAAAATCGAGGAAGAACAGAATTACCAATGCACCGTAGAAGCAACCATTACAGTAGCCGGGGGTAAATGGAAACCGTTGATCATTTATTATCTGCTCAGTGGAACCAAGCGATTTGGAGAACTTCGTAAACTCATAGGTAGTGTGACGCAGCGTTCATTGACGCTACAACTTAGAGAACTTGAGGCTCATGGCATTATTTCCCGGAAAATATTTGCAGAGGTCCCCCCACGAGTTGAATATTCACTCACTGAATTAGGTTTTACTCTCGCTCCTGTACTCGAGACGATGAAAGCTTGGGGAGATGCCTATGTATCCAGGCAACGAAAAAAGGATCATTAA
- a CDS encoding substrate-binding domain-containing protein, translating to MPKFTQKQISAQSGLSLATIDRALHNRGRVHPQTQHRIQQALADLELQQKSSLAQGRTIYFDVIMHTPERFSELVKEAFSSQISSFASFRIQLRFHCSEEMAVEEVERLLKKCSLSTHGIILKAMNSSQLVPVINNLIKQRIPVVTVVTDITGSHRLRYIGMDNVSAGQSAAFLMAKWLGNEPGTIAAITGNKAFVGEQDRIRGFQEGMKSFSPQHQIKIVAGGSGIDHLMYQTLQTFLQDNPQIDAVYTVGGGNAGILRALEERNIQPKVFVGHDLDRENRALMQAGKIDALIEHNLQLDAQHSFKTLLEFHGFLPETRSNATYSRINIIMRYNMYT from the coding sequence ATGCCAAAATTTACGCAAAAACAGATTTCAGCCCAGTCCGGATTAAGCCTCGCCACCATCGATCGTGCGTTGCATAACCGCGGCCGGGTACATCCGCAAACGCAGCATCGAATTCAGCAAGCATTAGCCGATTTGGAGTTGCAGCAAAAAAGCAGCCTGGCGCAAGGGCGGACAATTTACTTCGATGTCATCATGCACACGCCAGAGCGTTTCAGTGAGTTGGTAAAAGAAGCCTTTAGTAGCCAGATATCCAGTTTCGCCTCTTTCCGCATCCAGCTTAGATTCCATTGCAGTGAAGAGATGGCGGTGGAGGAAGTGGAACGATTGTTGAAAAAGTGCTCGCTGAGCACCCATGGCATTATCCTGAAGGCGATGAATTCAAGCCAGCTGGTGCCGGTTATTAACAATCTGATTAAGCAGCGCATTCCGGTTGTTACGGTGGTTACGGATATCACGGGTAGCCATCGGCTGCGTTACATTGGCATGGATAACGTCAGCGCGGGACAGTCGGCAGCCTTCCTGATGGCAAAATGGTTGGGTAACGAACCGGGCACGATTGCCGCCATCACCGGCAATAAAGCGTTTGTTGGGGAACAGGATCGCATCCGCGGTTTTCAGGAGGGAATGAAATCCTTTTCCCCCCAACATCAGATAAAAATCGTCGCCGGTGGATCGGGCATAGACCATCTGATGTACCAAACCCTGCAAACCTTCCTGCAGGATAATCCCCAGATTGATGCGGTTTACACCGTGGGTGGCGGAAATGCCGGCATTTTGCGCGCATTAGAAGAACGCAACATTCAGCCGAAGGTGTTTGTTGGGCACGACCTGGATCGGGAAAATCGCGCGTTGATGCAGGCGGGTAAAATCGACGCGCTGATTGAGCATAATCTGCAACTGGATGCGCAGCACTCATTTAAAACACTGCTGGAATTCCACGGGTTTTTACCTGAAACGCGTAGCAACGCAACCTATTCACGCATCAATATCATCATGCGCTACAACATGTATACCTAA
- a CDS encoding Gfo/Idh/MocA family protein, with protein MNRSPLNGRRIRLGMVGGGEGAYIGGIHRFAARLDDQYELVAGAFDVDAERGHRFATQNYIAPERSYSDYATMAQFEAARADGIDVVAICTPNFTHFPIAKTFLEAGIDVICEKPLTTTLQDAEALAEVVSQTGRFLGVTYTYSGYPLIVEARARVQAGLIGKVRTVQVEYPLEWMATGVELKNNQQAAWRVDPQKNGRGGSIGDIGTHAYHLAGYVTGLKAESVAADLATFVEGRALDDNAHVLIRYEGGARGMLWSSQVAIGCSNALRLRVYGETGSLTWAQEQPNELIYTSLEGYTQIIKRGRDDLDAITRARTRTPPGHPEGYIEAFTNLYSGFAAALRARDEQRAISGIGALIPQIHDGLKGVAFVDAVVDSHQQGTVWKQPKYR; from the coding sequence ATGAATAGATCACCTTTGAATGGACGTCGTATCCGATTAGGCATGGTCGGCGGTGGCGAGGGTGCCTACATTGGCGGTATTCACCGTTTTGCAGCGCGTCTTGACGATCAATATGAACTGGTAGCGGGCGCGTTTGACGTTGACGCCGAGCGCGGGCACCGCTTTGCCACGCAAAACTATATCGCCCCTGAGCGTTCTTATAGCGATTACGCCACCATGGCGCAGTTTGAGGCGGCGCGCGCAGACGGTATTGATGTTGTCGCCATTTGTACGCCTAACTTCACCCACTTCCCCATCGCCAAGACCTTTCTTGAAGCCGGCATCGATGTGATCTGTGAAAAACCGCTCACTACCACGTTGCAGGATGCCGAAGCGCTAGCCGAAGTGGTGAGCCAGACCGGCCGTTTTCTTGGCGTGACCTACACCTATTCCGGCTATCCGCTGATCGTGGAAGCCCGCGCGCGCGTCCAGGCTGGACTGATTGGCAAGGTGCGGACCGTGCAAGTGGAGTATCCGCTGGAGTGGATGGCGACCGGCGTCGAGCTGAAAAATAACCAGCAGGCAGCATGGCGCGTCGATCCACAAAAGAATGGACGCGGCGGCTCGATTGGCGATATTGGCACCCATGCCTATCATCTCGCCGGTTATGTAACCGGATTGAAAGCGGAGAGCGTGGCCGCTGACTTAGCCACCTTTGTGGAAGGGCGAGCGCTGGACGATAACGCCCATGTGCTGATTCGCTATGAGGGCGGCGCGCGCGGCATGTTGTGGTCATCGCAGGTTGCCATAGGCTGTTCAAATGCGCTGCGGCTGCGAGTTTACGGCGAAACCGGTAGCCTGACCTGGGCGCAAGAGCAGCCGAACGAACTGATTTACACCTCATTGGAAGGCTATACCCAGATTATTAAACGGGGGCGTGACGATCTGGATGCGATAACCCGGGCGCGCACTCGCACACCGCCAGGCCACCCTGAAGGCTATATCGAAGCCTTTACCAATCTGTACAGCGGCTTTGCTGCGGCACTGCGCGCGCGCGACGAACAGCGCGCGATTTCTGGCATTGGCGCACTTATCCCGCAAATCCATGATGGCCTAAAAGGGGTAGCCTTTGTCGATGCAGTGGTCGATAGCCATCAACAGGGTACGGTGTGGAAACAGCCGAAATATCGCTGA
- a CDS encoding MerR family transcriptional regulator translates to MKIGDLAKATGLTPSRIRYYEAEGLISAPPRQDNGYRHYPPETALILMLIDRAQGFGFTLEQIRQVLPQGKESWNHEGLIASLESRVEEIRLLQQQLRENQTMILHLISGIENRPEGISCQENMLRVMRLMQVDTPVLHAIK, encoded by the coding sequence ATGAAGATAGGAGATCTTGCAAAAGCGACGGGGCTTACACCTTCCCGCATCCGTTATTACGAGGCGGAAGGCCTGATAAGTGCCCCTCCCCGACAGGATAATGGCTATCGCCATTATCCGCCTGAGACCGCCCTGATACTCATGCTTATTGACCGGGCACAGGGATTTGGATTCACGCTTGAGCAAATCCGTCAGGTATTACCTCAGGGGAAAGAAAGCTGGAACCATGAAGGATTAATTGCTTCTCTTGAATCCAGGGTTGAGGAGATCCGACTCCTGCAGCAGCAACTCAGGGAAAATCAGACCATGATACTGCATTTAATCAGCGGCATCGAAAACAGGCCGGAGGGTATTTCATGCCAGGAAAATATGTTGCGGGTTATGAGGCTAATGCAGGTTGATACGCCGGTTCTTCATGCTATTAAGTAA
- a CDS encoding metalloregulator ArsR/SmtB family transcription factor yields the protein MLSLTPLQLFKNLSDETRLTLVLLLKEKGELCVCELTGALNLPQPKISRHLAMLRSSGLLSDRRDGKWIHYRLSPHMPVWAASVIDQAWLSQRDEIRDLADHSQLDHATTNGRAVCL from the coding sequence ATGTTATCTCTAACCCCACTACAACTTTTTAAAAACCTTTCGGACGAAACACGTCTCACACTGGTGCTGCTGCTGAAAGAAAAGGGAGAGCTCTGTGTGTGTGAACTCACAGGGGCACTGAACCTTCCTCAGCCTAAAATTTCCCGCCACCTTGCAATGCTGCGATCCAGCGGGTTACTCAGTGACCGGCGCGACGGCAAGTGGATCCACTATCGCCTGTCTCCACACATGCCAGTGTGGGCGGCTTCTGTCATTGATCAGGCGTGGCTGAGCCAGCGTGACGAAATTCGTGACCTGGCCGATCATTCACAGCTGGATCATGCCACAACTAACGGCAGGGCTGTCTGCCTGTAA
- a CDS encoding NAD-dependent epimerase/dehydratase family protein, with the protein MQTILGASGQIARELARELTHSYSAELRLVSRNPHKVTKSDTLMSADLLDGSQTLDAVKGSRIVYFAAGLPPDSSLWEEQFPVMLQNALNATRQAGAHFVYFDNTYMYPQDGRLQMEDMPFQPSGRKGRVRAKMANMVLEEMLRGDIPVLIGRAPEFYGPGKTQSFTNALVLDRLKAGKKPLVPLRDDSLRTLIWTPDASRALALLGNTPEAYGQTWHLPCCEERITYAQFVSLACSVFGKEPSWSVLRKYSLYIAGIFSKGPRELRELLPRYEADNFFDSSKFKMRFPDFRITSYRQGLESIYAEWKATSALKKDN; encoded by the coding sequence ATGCAAACGATTCTGGGAGCAAGCGGACAGATTGCCCGGGAACTTGCCCGCGAGTTAACACATTCCTACAGTGCTGAGTTGAGGCTTGTCAGCCGCAATCCGCATAAAGTCACTAAAAGCGACACCCTTATGTCGGCTGATTTGCTTGATGGCAGTCAGACTCTGGATGCGGTAAAAGGAAGCCGCATTGTGTATTTTGCGGCAGGACTGCCACCGGATTCCTCCCTCTGGGAGGAGCAGTTTCCTGTAATGCTTCAGAATGCACTGAATGCCACCCGGCAAGCAGGGGCTCATTTTGTCTATTTTGACAATACGTATATGTACCCTCAGGACGGCAGACTGCAGATGGAAGATATGCCGTTCCAGCCATCAGGGCGAAAAGGGCGAGTCCGGGCTAAGATGGCGAATATGGTTCTGGAGGAGATGCTGCGGGGTGATATTCCTGTACTCATTGGTCGCGCCCCTGAATTTTATGGGCCCGGGAAAACCCAGAGTTTTACCAATGCCCTGGTTTTAGACAGACTTAAAGCTGGAAAAAAACCACTCGTCCCATTGCGTGATGACTCATTACGTACGCTCATCTGGACCCCTGATGCAAGCCGGGCTTTAGCGCTGCTGGGTAACACGCCAGAAGCCTACGGTCAGACATGGCATCTGCCCTGTTGTGAAGAACGAATCACCTATGCGCAGTTTGTTTCTCTGGCGTGCAGTGTATTTGGAAAAGAACCGTCATGGTCAGTTCTGAGGAAATACTCCTTATATATTGCGGGTATATTTTCTAAAGGGCCTCGTGAACTGCGGGAACTCCTTCCCCGCTATGAAGCTGATAATTTTTTTGACTCATCAAAATTTAAGATGCGCTTCCCGGACTTTCGTATAACAAGTTACAGGCAGGGGCTGGAAAGTATATACGCTGAATGGAAAGCCACCTCCGCGTTGAAGAAAGATAATTAA
- a CDS encoding alpha/beta fold hydrolase translates to MGYVTTRDGVEIFYKDWGPRDGKVIFFHHGWPLSSDDWDAQMLFFVNKGFRVVAHDRRGHGRSGQVWDGHDMDHYADDVAAVVEHLNVQGAMHVGHSTGGGEVVRYIARHGEDKVSKAVLISAVPPLMVKTDNNPQGTPKTVFDDLQAQLAANRAQFYYDVPAGPFYGFNRSGSAPSEAVIYNWWRQGMMGSAKAHYDGIVAFSQTDFTEDLKGISIPVMVIHGDDDQVVPYDDSGKLSAELVQNGKLNTYKGAPHGIPTTHADQVNADLLAFINS, encoded by the coding sequence ATGGGTTATGTAACAACTCGCGATGGCGTTGAAATCTTCTACAAGGACTGGGGTCCAAGGGATGGTAAAGTTATTTTTTTCCATCATGGCTGGCCTCTGAGCAGTGATGACTGGGATGCCCAGATGTTATTCTTCGTAAATAAAGGCTTCCGCGTTGTGGCACATGACCGGCGCGGGCATGGTCGCTCAGGACAGGTGTGGGATGGCCACGACATGGATCATTACGCAGATGATGTTGCAGCCGTTGTGGAACACCTTAATGTACAAGGCGCGATGCATGTTGGCCATTCAACCGGCGGTGGCGAAGTTGTACGTTATATAGCCAGGCATGGTGAAGATAAAGTTTCAAAAGCCGTGTTAATCAGTGCCGTACCGCCATTGATGGTGAAAACCGACAATAATCCACAGGGAACGCCGAAAACAGTATTTGATGACCTGCAGGCGCAACTGGCTGCTAATCGCGCTCAGTTCTATTATGACGTTCCTGCTGGACCATTTTATGGATTTAACCGCTCCGGTTCGGCTCCTTCCGAAGCTGTCATTTATAACTGGTGGCGACAGGGCATGATGGGTAGCGCCAAAGCGCATTACGATGGGATCGTTGCTTTTTCGCAAACCGACTTTACTGAAGACCTCAAAGGAATATCCATCCCCGTAATGGTGATTCATGGCGATGACGATCAGGTTGTCCCTTATGATGATTCCGGTAAGTTGTCGGCTGAACTGGTCCAAAATGGGAAACTCAATACTTATAAAGGAGCTCCCCACGGCATACCCACTACACACGCGGATCAGGTGAACGCAGATCTACTTGCATTTATAAACAGTTAA